A single window of Leptolyngbya ohadii IS1 DNA harbors:
- a CDS encoding DegT/DnrJ/EryC1/StrS family aminotransferase, translated as MNSIPPFDLTEQYKLIGEEVGAAVLEVLASGRYIGGSPVEQFEQQFAQYVGASQGIACNSGTDALYLALRSLNIGAGDEVITTPFTFVATAETISAVGATPVFVDIDAATFNLDLDQVEAAITDRTKAIIPVHLFGQPVDMTRLMEIAQKHQIPVIEDCAQSTGAEWQGSKVGGIGQIGCFSFFPTKNLGACGDGGAVITNDEAIAAKVRMIRDHGQYQKYRYEEVGVNSRLDAVQAVILQIKLRHLDQWNTQRQTIADRYAQLLRPLPGIVLPQSMAGGKSVWNQYTIRVLSEGKPGNERDRVKQRLQEQGVSSMIYYPLPLHLQPVYASLGYQPGQLPVSEQMAQEVLSLPMFPELSPMQQDQIVYALKDSLAVG; from the coding sequence GTGAATTCCATTCCCCCGTTTGATTTAACAGAGCAATACAAGCTGATTGGCGAAGAAGTGGGTGCTGCTGTCCTGGAGGTTTTGGCATCCGGGCGCTATATCGGCGGCAGTCCGGTCGAGCAGTTTGAGCAGCAGTTTGCCCAGTACGTGGGCGCGTCCCAGGGCATTGCCTGCAACTCCGGTACCGATGCTCTGTACCTGGCACTGCGATCGCTCAACATTGGCGCGGGGGATGAAGTCATTACAACGCCGTTTACCTTTGTGGCGACTGCGGAAACTATCAGCGCCGTAGGGGCAACGCCCGTCTTTGTGGATATTGATGCGGCGACGTTCAATCTAGATCTGGATCAGGTGGAAGCTGCCATTACCGATCGCACCAAAGCCATTATCCCGGTACATCTCTTCGGGCAGCCGGTGGATATGACGCGCCTGATGGAAATCGCCCAGAAACACCAGATTCCCGTGATTGAGGACTGTGCCCAGTCTACCGGAGCAGAGTGGCAGGGGAGCAAGGTTGGCGGTATCGGGCAAATTGGCTGCTTTAGCTTCTTCCCTACCAAAAATCTGGGAGCCTGCGGCGACGGGGGAGCGGTGATCACCAATGATGAAGCGATCGCTGCCAAAGTTCGCATGATTCGCGATCATGGACAGTATCAGAAATATCGCTACGAAGAAGTTGGGGTGAACAGCCGTCTGGATGCGGTTCAGGCAGTGATTCTGCAAATTAAACTTCGCCACCTGGATCAGTGGAACACCCAGCGGCAAACGATCGCCGATCGCTACGCCCAGCTATTGCGTCCCCTGCCGGGAATTGTGCTGCCTCAGTCGATGGCAGGCGGTAAATCCGTTTGGAATCAGTACACGATTCGCGTCTTGAGCGAAGGTAAGCCTGGGAATGAGCGCGATCGGGTGAAGCAACGCCTCCAGGAGCAGGGGGTTAGCTCAATGATTTACTATCCGCTGCCTCTGCATTTGCAGCCCGTCTATGCGTCTCTGGGCTATCAGCCCGGTCAACTGCCTGTCTCGGAACAAATGGCGCAGGAGGTGCTGTCGCTGCCGATGTTCCCGGAACTTTCGCCCATGCAGCAGGATCAGATCGTGTATGCGCTGAAGGATAGTCTGGCAGTGGGATAA
- a CDS encoding precorrin-2 C(20)-methyltransferase — MTAGSDTEVRAIGDLLGTGAVGTLYGIGAGAGDPELITVKGLRILRQVPIVAFPAGLRGNPGVAEQIIAEWLLPHHKKMPLSFPYVQDEGELTQAWEIAADRVWEELRQGKDIAFVSEGDVSFYSTFTYLAQTLQERHPEAIVQTIPGICSPMAAAAALGIPLTVRAQKLIILPALYSVTELETAIASADVVVLMKVSSVYSQVWSVLKQHGLLSRSYVIERATLPNQVIYADLSDRPSLKLPYFSLMIVQVREASQNPIELFGSLS; from the coding sequence ATGACGGCTGGGAGCGATACAGAGGTTCGAGCGATCGGGGATCTACTTGGAACCGGGGCAGTGGGAACGCTTTACGGGATTGGGGCAGGCGCAGGCGATCCAGAACTCATTACCGTTAAAGGACTCCGGATTCTGCGGCAGGTTCCGATCGTTGCGTTTCCCGCCGGACTTCGAGGCAATCCAGGCGTCGCGGAGCAGATTATCGCGGAATGGCTGCTGCCCCACCACAAAAAAATGCCGCTGAGCTTTCCCTATGTGCAGGATGAGGGGGAGCTAACGCAGGCATGGGAAATTGCCGCCGATCGGGTCTGGGAGGAACTGCGGCAGGGGAAGGATATTGCCTTTGTCTCGGAGGGAGATGTCAGCTTCTACAGCACCTTTACCTATCTGGCACAAACTCTTCAGGAACGGCATCCAGAGGCGATCGTCCAGACAATTCCGGGCATTTGTTCACCGATGGCGGCTGCGGCTGCGCTGGGAATTCCCCTGACGGTGCGGGCACAAAAGCTAATAATCCTGCCTGCCCTGTACAGCGTTACCGAATTAGAAACGGCGATCGCCAGTGCGGATGTGGTTGTTTTAATGAAGGTGAGTTCGGTCTATTCGCAGGTCTGGTCTGTGCTAAAACAGCATGGTCTGCTATCCCGCAGCTATGTGATCGAACGCGCCACCCTGCCGAATCAAGTCATCTATGCTGATTTAAGCGATCGTCCCTCGCTGAAGCTGCCCTATTTTTCGCTGATGATTGTGCAGGTGAGAGAAGCCTCCCAAAATCCGATCGAATTGTTTGGTTCGCTATCCTGA